GGACGGCGGTGAACGGGCCCTTTTCCAGGGCGCCCAGGTTCGGGTTCGGTTTTACCCCGGGATCACCGTAGTAGTTGTCATAGGCGGTGTTGCCCCGGCCGAAATCCTCGTCCACGCCGGTCCGTGCAAATCCGTTGAACCGTTGCACCGTGGCCGCCAGGCCCGCCGCCGGAACGCCCATCTTCTCCGCCAGCTCTTCCACCGTGCCAGCCTCCAGCAGCAGCCCCTCGGCAGCCCACTTTTTCTTCCCGACCATGATGGCCGAGAACAGATAGCGCCGCCGGTGCCGCGCCTCCATCACCAGCCAGGACGGATTGGCCGTCACCGTCTCATTGCGTTCGAGCATGTGGTGCCCAAAGTCGACATAGGACTCGGACTCGTTCAGGTACCGATGCCCCGAGGCATCCACCACCAGCGAGTGCGGCATGGAACGCTCGGCGAGTGAAAACGCGACTCCGCCTCCCGGACCCACCGTGGACGGCCCCCACCATGCGTCGTCCATGAGCGCCAGGGCTCCGCCGCGCTGGGCCACCAGGTCAATGACGTCGCCCCGGTCCCCCTCCGGCGCCGAGGAATACTCCTGCTCCAGCCCGTGGTACTTTTTGCGCCATTGCGCGTTGCGGGCAAATCCGCCGGCGCCCAGCATTACGCCCTTCCGTGTCCGGATGCGGATGCTGCGCCCGCGGCGGGTGACAACGGCGCCCACCACCGCGCCGTCGTCGTCCTGGATCAGATCAGTCAGCGGCGAGGACAGCCACACCGGTGTCTGCTGCTGGCGCACGATGTGCATGAGGGAGCAGGACAGCGCTCCGCCCAGACCGTACAGCCGTTTGCCGCGGGCCAGCCCGCCCAGGGTCCGGAAAACAAAACGGGCACCGCGGATGAACCCGCCGGGCGTGGACCAGGCGCGGGAGAGCTCCCAGACATCGTCAGTCATCAGCGGCACCGGGATGCCGGATTTGGCGGCCCGGGACTGCTTGAACCAGGAACCGAGCAGTTTGGTGTCAAACGGGCGGACTTCCAGGGAACGCCCGATCATGCCGCCGGGTTTGTCCGGGTAGTAGTCGGGATAATCCTTGGACCGCATCCACTGCACGCCCAGGGTACCCAGCAGGGTGACCACGTCGGGAACGGCATTCAGGAACGCCAGCTTGCGTTCGCGGGAGGACACCGGGCCGACATCGTCGATTACCGTTTCCATGTAGGTGAGAGCCTTTTCCGTACTGTCCGGAACCCCGACCCTGCCCATCAGCGGATTGTTCGGCATCCACAGTCCCCCGCCCGAAATCGAAGTGGTGCCGCCCCACACATCGGTGCTTTCCACCACCAGGACATCCAGGCCCTCCTCCGCCGCGGTGACAGCGGCGGTGAGGGCTGCCGCTCCGGTGCCCACCACCAGGACGTCTACGATCCTGTCCCACTCTTCGCTCCCCGGCGGCGTTGTGTCCTTTGTGGTGCCCGTTCGCGTGCTCTGCTCCTGCGTCATGGCCTGCTCCCCCTATGGGTCCGCGTGTCCCGGACGTCAGCGTCCGGGGTGCGACGAATGCTACATGATGACTTTTCAGTGGAAATCAGTGGTCCGGCCGCAAAACCCAACCAAGCAAAGTGTTGCCTACATCACATTTGTGAATTAGAGTCCAGTTTCAGTTCAGGATCTGAAACATGCACCGGCCGTCTCCGTGAAGCAGCTCGGTGCGCTACGACATTGGAGTCAGCACATGGCGTTTGCCCTTACCGAAGAGCATGCGGACCTTTGCTCCGTTGCAGCCGACTTTGCGGGCCGCTTCGCCGACACACGGGTCACCCGCGAGCAGCTGGACTCTTACGGGAACGGGGAACCCGCGCCGTTTTGGGATGACCTGGTTGCCAACGGACTGCACGCCCTGCATATCGGCGAAGAGCACGGCGGACAGGGCGGAACGGTGGCTGACACGGCCATCGTGGTAGAGGAATTTGCCCGCCGGCTGGTGCCCGGCCCCTTCCTCTCAACGGTGCTCGCCAGTGCGGCCGTCGCGGCAGCCGGTGACTGCAAAGCCTCAGCCAGCGGCCTGGCCGCCTTCGCTGAAGGCGCCCGCGGCACCCTGGTTCTTTCTTCCGCGATCACCGGCACCTCCGCCGCTGAGGGCGGCTGGCTCCTGCACGGAACCGCCAACGTACTCTCACTCCAGTCAGCCGATCTTTTGGTGGTTGGCTTCAACGACGGCGGAACCACCCGGTTTGCCCTGGTCGATGCCCGCAGCGCCGGCGTCAGCCGCAGGGTCCAGGCCTGCACGGATCTGACCCGCGACGCCGGGATCCTCGAACTCTCCTCGGTGGCCGTGGGCTCCGAAGCAATCCTGGAAAACCTCGGGGCAAGCCGCGTGGAAACCCTGCAGACCTGCCTGCTCGCCGTGGAAGCAGCCGGCGTGAGCCGCTGGGCTGTGGAAGCTGCCGCTGAATACGCCAAGCTGCGCGAACAGTTCGGTTCGCCGATCGGTTCCTTCCAGGCCGTCAAGCACAAGTGTGCCAACCTGCTCATCACCGCCGAACTGGCCGCAGCGGCAGCCTGGTCCGCCGTCGTGTCCCTAGACCAGGATGAGGACCAGCAAAAACTGGCTGCCGGTGCAGCCGTTCAGGCCGCGATCGCCCCGTCGGCAGAAGCGGTCACCGAAGCAGTGACCATTTTCGGCGGAATCGGCTTCACCTGGGAACATGATGCCCATCTGTACTGGCGGCGGGCAATGACGCTGGCCGCTCTGGTGCCGGCCATGAACGACGCCTCCGCATCGTTGGGCAGGGTTGCCCTGGAGCAGGACCGCCGCATTGACATTGAACTGCCCGACGAGGATCCGGCCTTCCGCGCCCGCATCGGCGAACTGCTCGATCATGCCCGGACACTGTCCAATGAGCACGACGGCGG
This genomic interval from Arthrobacter sunyaminii contains the following:
- a CDS encoding FAD-binding protein codes for the protein MTQEQSTRTGTTKDTTPPGSEEWDRIVDVLVVGTGAAALTAAVTAAEEGLDVLVVESTDVWGGTTSISGGGLWMPNNPLMGRVGVPDSTEKALTYMETVIDDVGPVSSRERKLAFLNAVPDVVTLLGTLGVQWMRSKDYPDYYPDKPGGMIGRSLEVRPFDTKLLGSWFKQSRAAKSGIPVPLMTDDVWELSRAWSTPGGFIRGARFVFRTLGGLARGKRLYGLGGALSCSLMHIVRQQQTPVWLSSPLTDLIQDDDGAVVGAVVTRRGRSIRIRTRKGVMLGAGGFARNAQWRKKYHGLEQEYSSAPEGDRGDVIDLVAQRGGALALMDDAWWGPSTVGPGGGVAFSLAERSMPHSLVVDASGHRYLNESESYVDFGHHMLERNETVTANPSWLVMEARHRRRYLFSAIMVGKKKWAAEGLLLEAGTVEELAEKMGVPAAGLAATVQRFNGFARTGVDEDFGRGNTAYDNYYGDPGVKPNPNLGALEKGPFTAVRLYPGDLGTKGGLVTDPDARVLREDGSVIQGLYAAGNTTASVMGRTYPGAGATIAPAAVFGYLAARHAAGRKSEPVADERGELQEVSSQ
- a CDS encoding acyl-CoA dehydrogenase; amino-acid sequence: MAFALTEEHADLCSVAADFAGRFADTRVTREQLDSYGNGEPAPFWDDLVANGLHALHIGEEHGGQGGTVADTAIVVEEFARRLVPGPFLSTVLASAAVAAAGDCKASASGLAAFAEGARGTLVLSSAITGTSAAEGGWLLHGTANVLSLQSADLLVVGFNDGGTTRFALVDARSAGVSRRVQACTDLTRDAGILELSSVAVGSEAILENLGASRVETLQTCLLAVEAAGVSRWAVEAAAEYAKLREQFGSPIGSFQAVKHKCANLLITAELAAAAAWSAVVSLDQDEDQQKLAAGAAVQAAIAPSAEAVTEAVTIFGGIGFTWEHDAHLYWRRAMTLAALVPAMNDASASLGRVALEQDRRIDIELPDEDPAFRARIGELLDHARTLSNEHDGGRWYSRGSQRTFLAENGLAAPHWPAPYGLGATPAQQVVISQEYARRGMTQPSSVIGEWAMPTVLAYGSEAVKEQFALPTLRGELIWCQLFSEPGAGSDLAGLSTRAAKVDGGWELRGQKVWTSGAHEADWGICLARTDSEVPKHKGLSYFLIDMRTAGVDVRPLKQSTGDAEFNEVFLDSVFVPDAYLLGEPGQGWRITAMTLQNERTQISSGVSVGTEDALRSMITQGTYAGREHDALSSLGRIAAFSSAIGALNLRETLRQVNGMAPGAGSSLAKVAHARLTREAASRVLALAGPGALFAQAPGDAVTGQLSVPQVLIGGGTVEIQLNVIAERILGLPRG